In the genome of Pempheris klunzingeri isolate RE-2024b chromosome 3, fPemKlu1.hap1, whole genome shotgun sequence, one region contains:
- the LOC139199015 gene encoding vascular cell adhesion protein 1-like, translating into MRGSEPVDLSTDAEYAGRVQNRCYEKSCTLRITDLRESDSAEYMFRFITNQPALQVKETSSFFSTALSCHSDCRLPDNPSYVWYKNGQKTERKTSSYSDYISPGDSYVCAVEGHEDSHSPPVCVGGQSCNRVTYTHRSICALKGSSVDISSTYSSSGSITSKLWFSPERSHQWVYQSQPEDLSEDPQYAGRVQVLETEGGRSTLRITELTERDSAQYHFKFTAGSFEWRSSLPGTTLTVTALQVQETTTTHHQLYTEAELKCHSSCSPAGRLSFVWFKNGQRIMTEETSSYKHYFYPGDKISCAFKGREDYRSPSVYPSKLPSVSVSPSAEIVEGSSVTLTCSSDANPAATYTWYKEDQVLPVGSAGIHHFTSIRSEDRGIYYCTSEDQRSESLLIDVQYAPRLPSVSVSPSAEIVEGSSVTLTCSSDANPAATYTWYKEDEDSPTASGQIFSITDFRAEHSGNYYCEAWNKIGFQKSALYLIVLAEKLSVSNIIRLSLVVVMLIPLLLLCLWMRKKEILLSTTEPNEPAETVELEDDPDYINVPDVKRITTERTEDTEEQEDLV; encoded by the exons aggtgaAGGAGACATCCTCTTTTTTCTCGACTGCTCTTTCATGCCACAGTGATTGTCGTCTACCTGATAATCCTTCCTACGTCTGGTACAAGAATGGAcagaaaactgagagaaaaacatcttcTTACTCAGACTACATTAGTCCTGGAGACAGCTATGTCTGTGCTGTGGAAGGACATGAGGATTCCCactctcctccagtgt gtGTCGGTGGACAAAGCTGCAACAGAGTGACTTACACTCACAGAAGCATCTGTGCCCTCAAAGGCTCTTCAGTGGACATTTCTTCCACATACAGCAGTTCTGGATCTATCACATCAAAACTCTGGTTCAGTCCTGAACGTAGTcatcagtgggtttatcagtcACAGCCTGAGGACCTTAGTGAAGACCCCCAGTATGCAGGTCGTGTTCAGGTCcttgaaacagagggaggacgcTCCACTCTGAGAatcactgagctgacagagagagactcagccCAGTATCACTTCAAATTCACAGCAGGAAGCTTTGAGTGGAGGAGCAGTTTACCTGGAACAACTCTGACTGTCACAG ctctgcaggtgcaggagaccacaacaacacatcatcagctttataccgaggcagagctgaagtgtcacagcagctgcagtccagcTGGTCGTCTTTCCTTCGTCTGGTTCAAGAATGGACAGAGAATCATGACGGAGGAAACTTCTTCTTATAAACACTACTTTTATCCTGGAGACAAGATCTCTTGTGCTTTTAAAGGACGTGAGGATTATCGCTccccttcagtgt ATCCGTCAAAgcttccctctgtgtcagtgagtccctctgctgagatagtggagggcagctcagtgactctgacctgcagcagtgatgctaacCCAGCAGCTACCTACACCTGGTACAAGGAGGACCAGGTACTGCCTGTAGGATCAGCAGGTATTCATCACTTCACCTCCATCCGCTCTGAGGACAGAGGGATCTACTACTGCACGTCTGAGGATCAGCGCTCTGAGTCTCTGCTCATAGATGTCCAGT ATGCTCCAAGacttccctctgtgtcagtgagtccctctgctgagatagtggagggcagctcagtgactctgacctgcagcagtgatgctaacCCAGCAGCTACCTACACCTGGTACAAGGAGGACGAAGACTCACCAACAGCATCAGGACAGATCTTCTCCATCACTGACTTCAGAGCTGAACACAGTGGGAATTATTACTGTGAAGCCTGGAACAAAATAGGATTTCAAAAGTCTGCCTTATATCTGATTGTTTTAGCAG AGAAACTATCAGTGTCAAACATCATCAGGTTGAGTCTGGTGGTCGTGATGCTGattcctctgcttcttctgtgtctctggatgag GAAGAAAGAAATTCTGCTCTCCACCACTGAACCGAATGAACCCGCTGAGActgtggag TTGGAGGATGATCCTGATTATATCAACGTCCCAGACGTGAAGAGGATCACCACAGAACGGACAgaagacacagaggagcaggaagaccTGGTGTGA
- the LOC139199012 gene encoding pregnancy-specific beta-1-glycoprotein 1-like — protein MGFKVAAGGLVFLLSVSVIQSQYGWGVTFTSTNICALKGSSVELHCTYRHPSTMNGRVTVVEKTFWFTKMGGSEPVDLSTDAEYAGRVQNRCYEKSCTLRITDLRESDSAEYMFRFITNQQVGRFTGSPGVTLSVTALQVKDTSSFFSTALSCHSDCRLPDNPSYVWYKNGQKTESKTSSYSDYISPGDSYVCAVEGHEDFHSPPVCVGGQSCNRVTYTHRSICALKGSSVNISSTYSSSGSITSKLWFSPERSHQWVYQSQPEDLSEDPQYAGRVQVLETEGGRSTLRITELTERDSAQYHFKFTAGSFDWRSSLPGTTLTVTALQVQETTTTHHQLYTEAELKCHSSCSPAGRLSFVWFKNGQKNMTEETSSYKDNFYPGDKISCAFKGHPSKLPSVSVSPSAEIVEGSSVNLTCSSEANPAATYTWYKEDQVLPVGSAGIHHFTSIRSEDSGIYYCTSEDQRSESLLIDVQYAPRLPSVSVSPSAEIVEGSSVNLTCSSDANPAANYTWYKEDEDSPTASGQIFTITDFRAEHSGNYYCKARNKIGFKKSALYLIVLAGSWIFPVALSITAVVLLVILVCVLLWMRTRGEAAMEDSPAIYSTVNKTQRV, from the exons ATGGGGTTCAAAGTAGCAGCAGGCGGACttgtcttccttctctctgtgtcag tgatacagagtCAGTATGGCTGGGGAGTGACCTTCACCTCTACTAACATCTGTGCCCTGAAAGGATCATCAGTGGAGCTACACTGCACCTACAGACACCCGTCCACAATGAATGGCCGTGTTACTGTAGTTGAGAAAACATTCTGGTTTACTAAAATGGGAGGAAGTGAACCAGTGGATCTGAGCACAGATGCAGAGTACGCAGGTCGTGTGCAGAACAGGTGTTATGAGAAGAGCTGCACTCTGAGAATCACAGACCTGAGAGAGAGCGACTCAGCTGAGTACATGTTCAGGTTCATAACAAACCAACAAGTTGGAAGGTTTACTGGTTCACCTGGAGTCACTTTGTCAGTCACAg ctctgcaggtgaAGGACACATCCTCTTTTTTCTCGACTGCTCTTTCATGCCACAGTGATTGTCGTCTACCTGATAATCCTTCCTACGTCTGGTACAAGAATGGACAGAAAACTGAGAGTAAAACGTCTTCTTACTCAGACTACATCAGTCCTGGAGACAGCTATGTCTGTGCTGTGGAAGGACATGAGGATTTCCactctcctccagtgt gtGTCGGTGGACAAAGCTGCAACAGAGTGACTTACACTCACAGAAGCATCTGTGCCCTCAAAGGCTCTTCAGTGAACATTTCTTCCACATACAGCAGTTCTGGATCTATCACATCAAAACTCTGGTTCAGTCCTGAACGTAGTcatcagtgggtttatcagtcACAGCCTGAGGACCTTAGTGAAGACCCCCAGTATGCAGGTCGTGTTCAGGTCcttgaaacagagggaggacgcTCCACTCTGAGAatcactgagctgacagagagagactcagccCAGTATCACTTCAAATTCACAGCAGGAAGCTTTGACTGGAGGAGCAGTTTACCTGGAACAACTCTGACTGTCACAG ctctgcaggtgcaggagaccacaacaacacatcatcagctttataccgaggcagagctgaagtgtcacagcagctgcagtccagcTGGTCGTCTTTCCTTCGTCTGGTTCAagaatggacagaaaaacatgacGGAGGAAACTTCTTCTTATAAAGACAACTTTTATCCTGGAGACAAGATCTCTTGTGCTTTTAAAGGAC ATCCGTCAAAgcttccctctgtgtcagtgagtccctctgctgagatagtggagggcagctcagtcaatctgacctgcagcagtgaagctAACCCAGCAGCTACCTACACCTGGTACAAGGAGGACCAGGTACTGCCTGTAGGATCAGCAGGTATTCATCACTTCACCTCCATCCGCTCTGAGGACAGCGGGATCTACTACTGCACGTCTGAGGATCAGCGCTCTGAGTCTCTGCTCATAGATGTCCAGT ATGCTCCAAGacttccctctgtgtcagtgagtccctctgctgagatagtggagggcagctcagtcaatctgacctgcagcagtgatgctaacCCAGCAGCTAACTACACCTGGTACAAGGAGGACGAAGACTCACCAACAGCATCAGGACAGATCTTCACCATCACTGACTTCAGAGCTGAACACAGTGGGAATTATTACTGTAAAGCCCGGAACAAAATAGGATTTAAAAAGTCTGCCTTATATCTGATTGTTTTGGCAG GTTCGTGGATATTTCCAGTCGCTCTTTCCATCACTGCGGTTGTCCTGCTCGTCATCCTCGTCTGTGTCTTGCTATGGATGAG AACGAGAGGTGAAGCAGCGATGGAGGATTCACCTGCAATTTATAGCACAGTCAACAAAACCCAGCGAGTGTGA